In the genome of Sinorhizobium chiapasense, the window TTCGTCCATCGATGTCGACGCGTTCGATGGAACCATCGTTCAGGTTGGGCACGCCCATATTGCTCCAGTAGATATGGCCGGTCTCGATATCGATCGCCAGCCCATCGGGGTTTCGCCCATCCGTCACGACCACCCGCTTGTCGGATCCATCAGGCTTCATGGAAAGGACACGACCGCCGCTGAGGTCGAGAATGAACAGGCGACCGTCCACGGTCCCGCCGGCCCGCGCGGATTCGGCACTGACAATTTGTGTTTCGGTCACGTTTCCCTCCTTCAGGCACCGCTTCATCCGCGAGCGAGGCATCGAACCTTCATTTGGCCGCAGCGTGAGCAGCCGCTCCTTGGATTGCCCCGTTGGCGCGCAGGCTCTCGACCTCCTGTAGTGTGAAGCCAAGTTCCTCGAGAATCTGGTTCGAGTGCTCGCCGAGTTCCGGTGCAACGCGAGGCGCAACCTTCGGCGCCTCTCTGACGGTGATCGGGCTGTTCACGGTGTAGCGGGGCTCCGCGCTGCCATCGGCAATCGGCACGATGACGTCGTTTGCCAGGAGCTGGGGATCCTTCACGATCTCCGCCGGCACCTGCACGACGCCGTAGGGCAGCCGGGCGGCGTCGAGGACCTCTTTCCAGAAGTCGAGGGGTTGCGACCGGAACGTCCTGTCGAGCTCGGCGACGAGCACCTCGGCATTTGCACTGCGGTTCTTCGCATTGCTAAATAGGCCATCCGCAGCGAGGTCGTCGCGCCCGATCGCCTTGGTAAAGACCGGCCAATTCTTGTCCCCCTCGACGAAGGCAAGAAGCAGCCAGCGGTCGTCCGCCGTCTGATAACTGCCTCCGGCGAGGGGGTTGGGAGGTCTTTTTCGATCGCTCAATCCCGAGAATCGACCGCCCCAGAGCGCCGCCTGCAGCCACGCGGCAGTGGCCCAGGCCCCTTCCGCAATCAGCGAGGTCGAGACACAGCAGCCCTTCCCGGTGCGTTCCCGGCGATAAAGGCCGGTGACGATGCCGGCGTAGAGTGAGATTGCGGTCGCGTGGTCACCGATGCCGGGGACGGGGATTGCAGGAGGGCTGCCGGCATTCCGCGTATATTCCATGAGCCCGGATCGCGCCCAATAGGCAGTGATGTCGAAGCCCGGCTTGTCGGCCTCCGGCCCCTTCTCGCCATAGCCAGTCAGGTCCGCATAGATCAGCCGCGGATTGAGGGGCGCAAGGTCCTCGTAGTCGATCCTGAGGCCTTTCCGCACGCGCGGGGGGAAGTTGGTCACGAAGACATCGGCCCATTTGATGAGCCGGCCGAGAATCTCTGCGGACTGCGGGTTTTTGAGGTCAATGGCAAGGCTGCGCTTGTTGCGATTAGTAAGTTGCCAGGTGTAGTTCCCAGCGAGAGGCGGGTTTGGCGGCGTTATGTAGAAGTAGCGATAGGGATCGCCGATCTTTGGCGGCTCGACCTTGATGACGTCCGCGCCGAAATCCGACAGCACAGTCGTTGCAGCGGGGCCTGCGATGAAGCTCGCAAGATCCACGACCTTCAATCCCGAGAAGATGCTGTCCGTCTCCATCGCCACCTCCCAATTGCTGTCTAAAGGGACCACAGCCCAGGCTTCTGTGTTTCGAGGACCGAGGAGATCCAGTCAAGCAATCGCGCCTGAACTTGATCGCGGTTGATTTCATTAAGCATTTCGTGCCTGCCACCGAGGTAGAAGTCGTGGCACAGGTTGTAGAGGCCGGCCGCACGGTAGCGCTCCATCAACAGCTCGACGCCGGCAAGCCGCTGGCCGACCGGGTCTTCGCTGCCGGAAAAGAGGTAGACCGGCAGGTCAAGCCGTATCCGCGCGAGAGCAACGGGATCGGCCAGGCGCGGCGCGGCAGCGAGAAAGGACGCAAAGGCAGCCGGTTGAAGTTCCGCGAAACAAAGCGGATCATTGATGAATGCATCAACGATCGCCGGGTCGCGACTGAGCCAGTCACACGTTGTACGAGCCGGCTCGAAAGGAGCGTTGAGGATGTTCGTTCCAGGGGACGCCGCATGCGCCAGGCGCGCCAGTCCATCAAGGGCGCCGGAACCGGATAGGGCGAGGCCGGCGATCTCCTGGCTATGGTCGAGCACATAGCACTGCGCCGCAAACGAACCCATGCTGTGACCAAGCAGGATAAGCGGCAGGTCGGGGTTTTCGTCGCGGGCGATCAGGCTGAGCCGCGCCATATCCGCCACAAGGAGCTCGAAGCCGCCTTCGCCGAAATCCCCGAGGTGAGCGGGAGTAGGGGCCGTTCGGCCGTGACCGCGATGGTCGCTGCCGTAGACAGTCAGGCCAGCGCCAGTCAGCGCCGCGATTGCTTCGTGATAACGCCCGATATGCTCGCCCATTCCATGGGCGATCTGGACGACACCGCGCACGCGGCCGCGCCCCTCCCAGCGGTGGCAGGTGACTGGCAATCCGTCACTGCTGCTGAAACTGAACGCAGTCGAGGGCACCGCCTCGGTGCGCACGCCTGGGCCGCTTCGCCCTGCCGCCAAATGAGCGCGCTCGCCGGCCACGTCACCGCCCCCGAAAATGGGGTGCGCGCTTCTCCAGGAAGGCGGAGGTCCCCTCCTTCTTGTCTTCGGTCGCAGCGCAGATGCCAAAATAGGAAGCCTCTAGGGCAAGACCGTTTTCCTGGCTCGCCTCCAGCCCCTTGTTTACCGCGTCAAGCGCGAACTTGACCGCGATGGGTGCATTGGCTGCGATCTGGGTGATGATGACCTCCGCGCGCTTGATCAGCTCCGCGGGCGCAACGATCTCGTTGACCAGACCAATACGGTGAGCCTCCTCGGCGCTGATCATCTCGCCGGACAGAATGAGCTGCAGGGCGCGCCCTTTACCCACGAGACGTGGTAGCCGTTGCGTCCCCCCGCCGCCCGGAAGAAGCCCCAGTTTCACTTCCGGTTGGCCGAACTTCGCCGTCTCGACAGCGATCCGGATGGTGCAGGCCATCGCCGTTTCGCATCCGCCGCCGAGCGCAAAGCCATTGATTGCCGCAACGACCGGCTTTCCGAGGTTCTCGATGAGGTCGAGTACGCTTTGTCCGAACCGGCTCGACTCCTCTACCTCGAACGCGCCGAGATCTGCGAGTTCGCTGATGTCCGCGCCGGCGATAAATGCCTTGTCTCCCACTCCGGTCAGGATGACGCCCCGCACAGCAACGTCATCGCGCGCATGTTCGAAAGCCGTGCGCAGGTCCGTCCAGGTCGGCGTGTTCAAGGCATTCAATACCTCGGGCCTATTGAGCGTGATGTAGGCGATGGCGCCTTTTCTTTCGTAGAGAACATTGGCAAGCGAAAGCTCAGAACCTGCCGCGACTGGCAAGTCTCCGAACGGACGAGTTGCGGTGGGTGAACTCATTGGACCGGCTCCTTTCAAACTGCGGACGGCGACGGCAGGTGGAGAACCAAGGCTGTCACACAAAGGCACTGAGCCCGGTGATCGCCTTGCCGACGATCAGGTTCTGCATCTGGTACGTACCTTCGTAGGAATAGAGCGCCTCGATATCCGCGAAGAAGCGCGCGACGTTAAAGTCGGCGACGATGCCGTTTCCGCCGAGCAGTTCGCGTCCCCAGGCAACGGTCTCCCGCCCCTTGGCCGTGCAGAACGCCTTGGCCAGCGCCGCGTGCTGATCCTGAAGCTTGCCTGCGTCGTCGAGTTGGGCCAGGCGGACCATCAGGCACTGGCAAGCCGTCACGTTGGCTAGCATCTTCGCAAGAAGGTCCTGAACGAGCTGGAACGAAGCGATCGGTTTGCCGAATTGCAGTCGTTTCTGGGTGTAAGCGAGCGTATGTTCATAGGCGCCCATCTGCGCCCCGGTCGACGCCCAGCCAACCATGTACCGCGTCATCCGCAGCACACGGGCCGTATCGCGGAACGAGTTGCCTGCCTGCAGACGGTTGGCCTCCGGCACGCGAACGTCCTGCAGAGTGATCTCGCCGTTCTGCACCACCTTGAGCGCTATCTTGTGCTCGATCTTTTCGACGCTGAAGCCAGGGGTGGTTTTGTTTTCGACGATAAAGCCCTTCACTTGGTTATCGGCCACGTCGCGCGCCCAGATGATCGACAGATCGCACCAGGGTGCATTGCCGATCCACCGCTTTTGACCGTTGAGGATCCAGGTGTCCCCTTCGCGCTTCGCGGTGGTGGTCAGGCCACCGCTGGCGCCGGAACCCACCAGCGGCTCAGTCAGGCCGAAGCAGCCGATCTTTTCAAAACGGGCCATTTGCGGCAGCCATTGCCGCTTCTGCTCTTCGGAGCCATCGAGGTAGATGGAGCCCATTGCAAGGCCGCTGTGGACTCCGTAGAACGTGCAGAAGGATGGGTCGACCCGCGCCAGCTCCATCGCTACGAAGCCGAACTGGGCCTGGCTGCCTCCAGCGCAGCCATAGCCCTCATAGCCAAGGCCACCAATACCCAATTCCTTGAAGGAAGGTAGCAATTCGAAGGGGAACGCATCGTCGGCCCAGTATTTGTCGATGATCGGCGCAACATTCGTCTCCATATAGCTGCGCACCTTTTTCAAGAGCGCCAGCTCATCCGCGCTGAGCGTACTTGCTAGATCGTAGAAGTCGCTATTCGGCACGGGTAGGGGCTTCGGCGCCTGGACGGTGTTTGTGGCTGCGACTGGCATTTTGGGCCTCCCACATTTTTCGCCTGCGCGGCCCGACTTCGACACGCGCGAGGCTGAAGGATGACGCAACAGAGATGGTCCCGTATGGCATGAACGGACCGTCGTTTGGTCAATTCGGCCATTGCATGACAGGTGCCCGGATGGGCGCTTGGTTCATTTTGAATATTCGCGCCAGGGCACCACGACCGCACCGTCGGCTCGAGCTAGCGCCCTCCCCAGATGGTCGGCACTCGCAAAGCCGGTCGCTGCCGCGACTTCAGCAAGCGAGACGTTCTTTTGCTGCAGAAGGTCTCTGGCTCTCGCAAGTTGGAGGCATTCGATCCATCGGTGGGGCGTCAAGCCGGTGGCTCTGCGAAACGCTTCGGCGAACTGGCTCACCGGCAGGCCGCAGGCGTCCGCGAGCTCTGCGACCGTGAGGCCGCCATCCAGCCTCGACGCAAGCAACTCCTTGATCTGGCGCTCCTCCCGGTCCGACAGCGTTATTCGCGCCGGCTTGCCGGCCTTGGTGCCGTACACGCGCGCGAGATGAGCGGCGATCGCTACCGTGACATGATCGATGAAGAGCGGCGACACCTCCTGCGGATTCTCAAAGGCTGGCAACAGGGAAGTGGCGAGGCCTTTGAAGATCGGGTCATCCACTCCGAGCCCAGGCTGCGACATCAGCTCGTCTACACGCGGAGCACCGTCGCTGTCGGCGATCGCGTTCAGGACCTTGTGCGGCAGGTAAAAATGCAGGTTTCGAAACGGACTGATGCTGTTGGCGATCGGATTCTGGCGGAGATCGTAGATCGAGAGCGATCCGGCAGCCAGATAACCGGTCTTCTGAGGTTTGCCGTCGATCCAAAGGTCGTGCCTGGGGCATGGGCGCAATTGCATCGTTGCGAGGAATGCATCCTCGCGAGGAATTGGAGCCGTCAGGCCATTGTTCTCGACGTCACAGACGATTTGCGTGACGGCAATGGTGGTCCGGCTCAAGGTCCGGATGATGAAAGGCGGCGGCGCCTTGAGCCCGAATATGTCGCCGAGCCTCTGACCATAAGCACCTGGCTTGCTCGTCCTTCCCATCGCAACCTCACGCCCGGGCTGCCTGCGTGACCATGCGGGGGCTGGCACGCTCCATGGGGTCCACTTGATCACGGCTGCAGACACGAGGCTATTACAAAAGGATGGCGTTTTTCACACTTGCGGCATCACCCGTAAGCGATACTCTGTACGCGGAACTCAAGGCGGGATTTGTCAGATCCTGAACAAGTGCCTGATGCGTGCGGTCAGGCGGGGCGCCGACTTGGAACCGTCGTCGTCATGATATTGTTTCAGTCGAACCAGCTCCGCGGCGGCTCGCTTGGACAAACTGGAGCCGAGTTCGTCGGCGATCGCAGGGCGGTCGCACAGCAGCGCTGCGAGACCCTCCTGTGTGATCTCGTAGACCACGACGAAGGTCAGTGCCTCGACTGTCCCGAACTCGCCCGCCCCCGTGAGCAGACCGGCTTCGCCGAAGAAGTCGCCCGGCGCGAGACGCACAAGTTCCGTCACCCGCGTCTCGTCGCGACGCGTAATTGCGACGATGCCGCTGCGAATGATCATCAGCGAATCCAAGACAGCACCCTGTTCGACCAGAATCTCCCCCTTCCGGAACGTTCGGCGAACCATCGTCGAAGCGAGGGCTTCCTTTTCGTCGTCGGTCAGCGAGGCAAACAGCGCAATCGCATCAAGAAGGCGTCGAGGTGTTGTGTGATGGCCGAAGGAGATCTCGTCATCGGCGGCGCCCATCGCAGCTCCGGCGCTCTCAGGCGGCGGAGCAAGAATGAGCCCTGTCGCCTTCGCGTGGCGGTAGACCAGGTCGAAGATCTCGGTCCTTGCTTTTCCGGCGAGTCCGATATCAGCAACGCTGAATGTCAGTTCCAGTTGAACCGCAGTCGCGTCAAGGGATGTCACCTGGACGCTCGGTTCCGGCTGCGCCATGATCGAGTTGCTGCTGGTCAATGCCGACCGCATCACTTCGATCATCGCCGAGGGTAGTGTGGTCGGGCGGAATCGCACAGTGAGCGTCACGCCATGGCTTTGTTCGGGACTGCTGAGGTTGGTCAGCCTCGCCCTTGCGAGATCGCTGTTGGGAACCACGATCAGATCGTTGGCGCCGGTGACGAGGTGCGTTGCCCGCCAATTGGTCTCCACCACCTTGCCTTCGATGTCATTGCCGAGCACGAGCCAGTCGCCGATCCCGTAGGGTCTGGCGAGATTGAGCGCGATTCCCGAAAACACATCGCTCAAGGTGCTTTGCAGTGCGAGGCCAAGGACGATGGCGATGGCACCCGAGGTCGCGATGAGCGTGCCGACGGGGGCGTCGAATACGTAGGCAATGACCGACAGAATCGCGCCGACATAGATCACGCCGACGATCAGGTCCTGCAGGAGCCGCACCTCGCTTGGCTGCCGCTCGAAGATCAGAAACACGCGGACGATGCTGATCAGCGACCACGCCGCGTTTGTCCACCAGATGATCTTGGCGATGGCGATGAAGACCCGTTGCAGGACCGTCGTCCCGGGGCGCCCTGGTTCATAGGGAATGATACCGTGATAGAGGAGCAGGACTGTGAGTGCTACGAAGAAGGTCAGCTGACCGATCAGGCGGCGCTTCGGATGGTGGCGCAGCAGCACGCGCGTGATCAACGCCCCGACGGCGGCGAGAGCGCCAGTCTGCACAAACGGATCGACGATGATATCCATCATATCGCTCAGCCTTTGAGCGCCCTATGGTTGAGGAGAGAGCCAAACGGTCATCCCCGGTTCGAGATTATCTATGGCTTCACCGGAGTCGAGTCGCACGCGGAAGCTGTTGAGATCGTGATCGCCGACGGCGCGGGCCGCACGCCAGGTGGCGAACTCGCCCAGTGGGCGGAGTTCCGTCACGCGGGCGTCGATGCGCCGTCCGTCCTGGGCGGTCAGCGTCACCGCGGCCCCAAGCGCGATCCTATGCATTTCGTCCTCGCGCAAGGTAAAAGCAAACCACGGGTGGTCCTCGGTCTCCATCGTTAGTAACGGTTTGCCGGGCCCCAGGATCTCTCCGAGTTCGGCCACCCGTATGCGTACCGTGCCGTCGGCAGGCGCGAACAGCCTCGTCTTATCGAAGCGTGCGGCGAGCTGCGCCACCGTCGCATCGGCGAGCGCAACCCTGGCATCGGCCAATGCGCGTTCTTCTGCCGTGGGGCCGGCGCGTGCAGCCGCCGCCTGGGCCTGCTTCAGGTCGAGGTCGGCCTCGGCTTTTGCGAGCGATGCGGTGGCCTCGTCCGCCGTTTGGCGGCTGGCGAAATTTCTGGTGAGGAGGGCGCTGGCTCGAGCGTATTGCTGTTGGGCAAGAACGAGATTCGCCTCGGCCGTGCGCACGCCCTCATCGGCGATTGCCACTTCCTCATCTCTGACGCCCGAATAGACCTTGTCTCGGTCGGCCCGCGCGCTCGCCGCCACGGCTTTGGCTTCGCCGACCGAAGCGACAAGATCGGGACTATCGACAATCGCAAGCAGGTCGCCTTTCCGAACCGTTTCGCCGGGCGAAACTGCCACCGAGGCCAGCCGACCCGATATCTCGGGTGCGATCCGAATCTCGGTTCGGCGTACCATGCCGGGGATCGACCGCTCCGCTTCCTGCGCGCGCGAGACCTCCGCTGTCGCCAATGGGAGAGCTGTCACGGCCGTCACGGCCAGCGCGATCAGGAGACGATGTTTCGATCCAATATCCATTCTAGGCTCTCCGGGCGGTTGCAATCCGGGCGCCCGCAACAGCCAGGATCGCATATGCGCCCGCCAGCGCCCAGAGTCTCATCCAGTCGTCGAAAACGTCAAACAGCGAGGCTCCCATCTGGTTCACGCGCACCAGCGCGTCGATTCCCGACGTGCTTGGCAGGATCACGCTTGCGGCGCGCAGAACGGGAGGGATCGCTTCAGGCGGCCAGGCCACGCCGACAAGGAAGAAAAGTGGCAGGCTGATCGCGATGAACAAGAGCACCGCGGTCTCGCGGCGCTTGAACCAGCCTCCGACAAACTGGCCGAGCAAGCTGACGGACAGAATGAAGGGAATGGAAAGCGCGAGGATTTCGAAGACGCGGTCGCTCGCAGAAAAACCGTAGACTCTCGGAAGGACGACCAGAAAGAGCGCGTAACCCGGCAGTGAAAGCAACAGGTGCGCAAGGCTCTGGCCGATCACCGCCGTCAAGGCGCTGCGATTGCGGAGTGCGGCGTGACCGCCACCTTCGAACGCCACGCCGCCAACCGTCGCGACTCCCATCAGTAGCGTTTGTTGCAGGATCAGGACGAAGGCGGCCGGCACGATGTAACTGCCATAGCCGCCGGTGGGGTTGAAGAGTGGCTGGTTCAGGATTTCGACGGGCGCGCTGCCGGCCAGCGCGGCCCGGTAGAGACTGCCGTCCGGTCGCGCGCTGCGTGCTGCAAGATCGGCGCGGACTGCGCCCACCGCTTCCTGGATACCCTGGAGCGTGCGGTTGTAGAGCAGGAAATAGGTGGAGTCCACGAATGCAGGCAACCTTGCGCCGCCACCCTTCAGAACGTCGCGCTCCGTGCCTGCGGGAATGCCCAGGATGCCGAAAACCTCGCGACCCGCCAAGGCCATCTGCGCTTCCGCCAGAGTGGTCGGCCGAACCGCAACTTCGAGGGTCTCATGTGCATCGAGGGCCTGGAGGATCGTCAGGCTGACGTTTGACCTGTCGTCGTCGACCACGGCGATCGGAACGTTCTTGATGAGCTGACCGAGATAGGGTTGCGGATAGAATACCCCATAGATGATCGGCGCGAGCACGATCAGGCTGAAGGCGCCGCGGTCGCGAAGGATGCGGCCGTATTCATCGGTGAAGGCGCGCACGAGACCGATCCGAGCCGGGCCCGGTGGAGCTGGTGCCTCCGCCGGGTTGGGCATTGGGCGACGGGAAACCGAGCGCAGTCTCATTAAGGCGAGGCCGAAATAGACGAAGGCCAAACCGCCGAGCATCATGAAAGGCATGGCCGAATCCTGCGCGGGCACGCCGCGCGCCGCCTGGTCGAACAGAAGTTGTATGTACCAGCGCAGGGGTAAAAGGGCGCCCCAGCCGCGCGCGAAAGCGCCCATGGCAAGAACCGGGAACCCTACGCCTGCGTATCCGAAAGCCGGGGAACAGACGATACCGGTGAGGCTCAGTCCGAAGGCAAGATTCCGGACAAGCAACTGGAGCAAAGCGCCTATCGAAAGGTAGGCGATGATCAACAGACAGGCCGAAACGCCGACAAGCGCCGCGTTGCCCCGAAACGGGATCTCGTAGAGACCGTGAATGATGCCGAGCCCGACGGCCATTATTAGCAGGAAAATGATGAAGTACGGGGCGAGCTTGCCGACGAGTGCGGTCAAGCTGCTTCCTCCGGCAGTCGACAGCCATTCGCTCATGCTGCGCGACCCGAACTCCGAGCCAACGGCATAGCCGGCGGCGATCGCAACCACGATGTGAAGGACGGTCGGCAAGATCGCGCGCAGCAGAAACTGCGCATAGTTCATGGCGGGATTGGTGAGCACATATTGTTCGACGATCAGCGGTCCGGGCTGAAAGGAGGTCCCGCGTAGACCGGGCGGCAGGTCGGCGACGGCGGCTGAGACGGCGCCCTGGAGCGCGCCGGAAGCAACATTGCCGGGGGTGAAGAACTGCTTGTTGGAAAAGATCACGATCCTCGGACGGCGCCCGCCCAGAATGTCGCTCTCGAGATCCTTGGGAAGGTAGACTGCGGCAATGGCTTTCCCCGATCGGACCGCATGCATTGCCTGATAAAGGTCCTCAGACCGCACGTCGACATTAACGCCCGGCGCGGCACTGATGGCATGAACGAAGGTCATCGAAGTCCTCGATCGGTCGTGATCGACGACATCGACATGGAGGTTGCGGATAACCGCATTGCTGAAGGTCGCGGCCAACAGCGCAAAGGCGAGCAACGGAATGCCCACGACGAGCAGCAGCGCCACCTTGTCGCGCCAGATCCAGGTTATCTCGCGCATGGCGACGCTGACAATGCCGGGACGATGGGGGGTTGGCATTATCGTGCCCGCCAATCGGTGTAGGCGCTCATTCCGGGCCGCAACGCGCTGACCTTTTCGACCGGATAGGCTCTCACCTCGAAGGTGCGCAGGTCGAAGTCTCCGGTTGCCCGCGTCGCCCGCCACCCGGCATATTCGCCGCGCGTTGCAATCGTCCGCACTTCGACTTCTATCGGGGCGTCTCCAAGTGCGGGAATCCTTGCCGTGAACCGATCGCCGACCTTCAACCCGTTGAGCAAGTCTTCGCGAAGGTCAAAGCGCAGCCAGACGTCGCTAAGGTCGATGAGCGAGAGCAGGGGCACGCCGGGTGAGACATATTCCCCCGGTTCGGCCGCGACCTGATAGACCTGCGCCGAAACCGGCGCGCTGACCGTCAGCTCCGCG includes:
- a CDS encoding ABC transporter permease, which gives rise to MPTPHRPGIVSVAMREITWIWRDKVALLLVVGIPLLAFALLAATFSNAVIRNLHVDVVDHDRSRTSMTFVHAISAAPGVNVDVRSEDLYQAMHAVRSGKAIAAVYLPKDLESDILGGRRPRIVIFSNKQFFTPGNVASGALQGAVSAAVADLPPGLRGTSFQPGPLIVEQYVLTNPAMNYAQFLLRAILPTVLHIVVAIAAGYAVGSEFGSRSMSEWLSTAGGSSLTALVGKLAPYFIIFLLIMAVGLGIIHGLYEIPFRGNAALVGVSACLLIIAYLSIGALLQLLVRNLAFGLSLTGIVCSPAFGYAGVGFPVLAMGAFARGWGALLPLRWYIQLLFDQAARGVPAQDSAMPFMMLGGLAFVYFGLALMRLRSVSRRPMPNPAEAPAPPGPARIGLVRAFTDEYGRILRDRGAFSLIVLAPIIYGVFYPQPYLGQLIKNVPIAVVDDDRSNVSLTILQALDAHETLEVAVRPTTLAEAQMALAGREVFGILGIPAGTERDVLKGGGARLPAFVDSTYFLLYNRTLQGIQEAVGAVRADLAARSARPDGSLYRAALAGSAPVEILNQPLFNPTGGYGSYIVPAAFVLILQQTLLMGVATVGGVAFEGGGHAALRNRSALTAVIGQSLAHLLLSLPGYALFLVVLPRVYGFSASDRVFEILALSIPFILSVSLLGQFVGGWFKRRETAVLLFIAISLPLFFLVGVAWPPEAIPPVLRAASVILPSTSGIDALVRVNQMGASLFDVFDDWMRLWALAGAYAILAVAGARIATARRA
- a CDS encoding helix-turn-helix domain-containing protein yields the protein MGRTSKPGAYGQRLGDIFGLKAPPPFIIRTLSRTTIAVTQIVCDVENNGLTAPIPREDAFLATMQLRPCPRHDLWIDGKPQKTGYLAAGSLSIYDLRQNPIANSISPFRNLHFYLPHKVLNAIADSDGAPRVDELMSQPGLGVDDPIFKGLATSLLPAFENPQEVSPLFIDHVTVAIAAHLARVYGTKAGKPARITLSDREERQIKELLASRLDGGLTVAELADACGLPVSQFAEAFRRATGLTPHRWIECLQLARARDLLQQKNVSLAEVAAATGFASADHLGRALARADGAVVVPWREYSK
- a CDS encoding alpha/beta hydrolase — its product is MAGERAHLAAGRSGPGVRTEAVPSTAFSFSSSDGLPVTCHRWEGRGRVRGVVQIAHGMGEHIGRYHEAIAALTGAGLTVYGSDHRGHGRTAPTPAHLGDFGEGGFELLVADMARLSLIARDENPDLPLILLGHSMGSFAAQCYVLDHSQEIAGLALSGSGALDGLARLAHAASPGTNILNAPFEPARTTCDWLSRDPAIVDAFINDPLCFAELQPAAFASFLAAAPRLADPVALARIRLDLPVYLFSGSEDPVGQRLAGVELLMERYRAAGLYNLCHDFYLGGRHEMLNEINRDQVQARLLDWISSVLETQKPGLWSL
- a CDS encoding CaiB/BaiF CoA transferase family protein translates to METDSIFSGLKVVDLASFIAGPAATTVLSDFGADVIKVEPPKIGDPYRYFYITPPNPPLAGNYTWQLTNRNKRSLAIDLKNPQSAEILGRLIKWADVFVTNFPPRVRKGLRIDYEDLAPLNPRLIYADLTGYGEKGPEADKPGFDITAYWARSGLMEYTRNAGSPPAIPVPGIGDHATAISLYAGIVTGLYRRERTGKGCCVSTSLIAEGAWATAAWLQAALWGGRFSGLSDRKRPPNPLAGGSYQTADDRWLLLAFVEGDKNWPVFTKAIGRDDLAADGLFSNAKNRSANAEVLVAELDRTFRSQPLDFWKEVLDAARLPYGVVQVPAEIVKDPQLLANDVIVPIADGSAEPRYTVNSPITVREAPKVAPRVAPELGEHSNQILEELGFTLQEVESLRANGAIQGAAAHAAAK
- a CDS encoding enoyl-CoA hydratase-related protein; translated protein: MSSPTATRPFGDLPVAAGSELSLANVLYERKGAIAYITLNRPEVLNALNTPTWTDLRTAFEHARDDVAVRGVILTGVGDKAFIAGADISELADLGAFEVEESSRFGQSVLDLIENLGKPVVAAINGFALGGGCETAMACTIRIAVETAKFGQPEVKLGLLPGGGGTQRLPRLVGKGRALQLILSGEMISAEEAHRIGLVNEIVAPAELIKRAEVIITQIAANAPIAVKFALDAVNKGLEASQENGLALEASYFGICAATEDKKEGTSAFLEKRAPHFRGR
- a CDS encoding HlyD family secretion protein, with product MDIGSKHRLLIALAVTAVTALPLATAEVSRAQEAERSIPGMVRRTEIRIAPEISGRLASVAVSPGETVRKGDLLAIVDSPDLVASVGEAKAVAASARADRDKVYSGVRDEEVAIADEGVRTAEANLVLAQQQYARASALLTRNFASRQTADEATASLAKAEADLDLKQAQAAAARAGPTAEERALADARVALADATVAQLAARFDKTRLFAPADGTVRIRVAELGEILGPGKPLLTMETEDHPWFAFTLREDEMHRIALGAAVTLTAQDGRRIDARVTELRPLGEFATWRAARAVGDHDLNSFRVRLDSGEAIDNLEPGMTVWLSPQP
- a CDS encoding acyl-CoA dehydrogenase family protein — its product is MSKSGRAGEKCGRPKMPVAATNTVQAPKPLPVPNSDFYDLASTLSADELALLKKVRSYMETNVAPIIDKYWADDAFPFELLPSFKELGIGGLGYEGYGCAGGSQAQFGFVAMELARVDPSFCTFYGVHSGLAMGSIYLDGSEEQKRQWLPQMARFEKIGCFGLTEPLVGSGASGGLTTTAKREGDTWILNGQKRWIGNAPWCDLSIIWARDVADNQVKGFIVENKTTPGFSVEKIEHKIALKVVQNGEITLQDVRVPEANRLQAGNSFRDTARVLRMTRYMVGWASTGAQMGAYEHTLAYTQKRLQFGKPIASFQLVQDLLAKMLANVTACQCLMVRLAQLDDAGKLQDQHAALAKAFCTAKGRETVAWGRELLGGNGIVADFNVARFFADIEALYSYEGTYQMQNLIVGKAITGLSAFV
- a CDS encoding mechanosensitive ion channel family protein, whose protein sequence is MMDIIVDPFVQTGALAAVGALITRVLLRHHPKRRLIGQLTFFVALTVLLLYHGIIPYEPGRPGTTVLQRVFIAIAKIIWWTNAAWSLISIVRVFLIFERQPSEVRLLQDLIVGVIYVGAILSVIAYVFDAPVGTLIATSGAIAIVLGLALQSTLSDVFSGIALNLARPYGIGDWLVLGNDIEGKVVETNWRATHLVTGANDLIVVPNSDLARARLTNLSSPEQSHGVTLTVRFRPTTLPSAMIEVMRSALTSSNSIMAQPEPSVQVTSLDATAVQLELTFSVADIGLAGKARTEIFDLVYRHAKATGLILAPPPESAGAAMGAADDEISFGHHTTPRRLLDAIALFASLTDDEKEALASTMVRRTFRKGEILVEQGAVLDSLMIIRSGIVAITRRDETRVTELVRLAPGDFFGEAGLLTGAGEFGTVEALTFVVVYEITQEGLAALLCDRPAIADELGSSLSKRAAAELVRLKQYHDDDGSKSAPRLTARIRHLFRI